The Mycobacterium seoulense genome has a window encoding:
- a CDS encoding hydrogenase maturation nickel metallochaperone HypA, with amino-acid sequence MHELSLCEAIAGVAKTHADGRHVDVVRVRIGALRQVVPESLSFCWTLVRDAENMPEAELELECVAAEVSCRACGRRSEITSAWSIWCPECDSSDVEVLRGNEFLVTSLDVS; translated from the coding sequence GTGCATGAGCTGTCGCTGTGCGAGGCGATCGCCGGTGTGGCCAAGACGCATGCCGATGGCCGGCACGTCGACGTGGTGCGCGTGCGGATCGGGGCGCTGCGCCAGGTGGTGCCCGAATCGCTGTCGTTCTGCTGGACGCTCGTGCGGGACGCCGAGAACATGCCGGAGGCCGAGCTGGAACTGGAGTGCGTCGCCGCCGAGGTGAGCTGCCGCGCGTGCGGCCGGCGATCGGAGATCACGTCGGCCTGGTCGATCTGGTGCCCGGAATGCGACAGCTCGGACGTCGAGGTGTTGCGCGGCAACGAATTCTTGGTGACGTCGCTGGACGTCTCGTGA
- the nicT gene encoding Nickel transporter NicT, with protein MTGTEPCWRPSWTSKLRGAFTPAEWWRLAAMSAVIVALHVIGWFTLTALVAPAQFSLGGKAFGVGVGLTAYTLGMRHAFDADHIAAIDNTTRKLMNDGQRPLAVGFFFSLGHSTVVFGLAVLLACGVKTIVGGVRDDSSTLHHYTGLIGTGVSGVFLYAIALLNVVVLVGILRVFSRLRRGDYDHETDGAELERQLDNRGVLNRFLGRFTKSITKSWHSYPVGLLFGLGFDTATEIALLVLAGTSAAAGLPWYAILCLPVLFTAGMCLLDTVDGSFMNFAYGWAFSNPVRKIYYNITVTALSVAVALLIGSVELLTLFAEQFGWRGAFWSWIGGLDLGAVGYFVVGAFVITWAVALLVWRYGRLEQKWTSS; from the coding sequence GTGACCGGTACTGAGCCCTGCTGGCGCCCGTCATGGACGTCCAAGCTTCGCGGCGCCTTCACGCCGGCGGAGTGGTGGCGACTCGCAGCGATGTCGGCGGTCATCGTCGCCCTGCACGTGATCGGCTGGTTCACCCTGACGGCCTTGGTGGCCCCGGCGCAATTCAGCCTCGGCGGCAAGGCATTTGGCGTCGGCGTCGGACTGACGGCCTACACGCTGGGGATGCGGCACGCGTTCGACGCCGATCACATCGCCGCCATCGACAACACCACCCGCAAGCTGATGAACGACGGGCAACGCCCGCTGGCCGTCGGATTCTTCTTCTCGCTGGGTCATTCCACGGTGGTCTTCGGGCTGGCGGTCCTGCTGGCGTGCGGGGTCAAGACGATCGTCGGAGGAGTCCGCGACGACTCCTCGACGCTGCATCACTACACGGGGCTGATCGGCACCGGTGTCTCCGGCGTGTTCCTCTACGCGATCGCCCTCCTCAACGTCGTCGTGCTGGTGGGCATCCTGCGGGTGTTCTCCCGGCTGCGCCGCGGCGACTACGACCACGAAACCGACGGAGCCGAACTGGAGCGGCAGTTGGACAACCGGGGCGTGCTGAACCGATTCCTCGGCCGCTTCACCAAATCGATCACCAAGTCGTGGCATTCCTACCCCGTCGGGCTACTGTTCGGGCTCGGCTTCGATACCGCCACCGAAATCGCCCTGCTGGTGCTGGCCGGCACCAGCGCGGCCGCCGGGCTGCCGTGGTACGCGATCCTGTGTCTGCCGGTGCTGTTCACCGCCGGCATGTGCCTGCTGGACACCGTCGACGGCTCGTTCATGAACTTCGCCTACGGCTGGGCGTTTTCCAACCCGGTGCGCAAGATCTACTACAACATCACCGTCACCGCGTTATCGGTGGCCGTCGCGCTGCTGATCGGCAGCGTCGAACTCCTCACCCTGTTCGCCGAACAGTTCGGCTGGCGGGGCGCGTTCTGGAGCTGGATCGGCGGGCTGGACCTGGGCGCCGTCGGCTATTTCGTGGTGGGCGCCTTCGTCATCACCTGGGCGGTGGCCCTGCTCGTCTGGCGCTACGGCCGCCTCGAACAGAAGTGGACTTCCTCCTGA
- a CDS encoding Fur family transcriptional regulator: MTPKPSALDPSVTARIGDLLRDRGLRRMWSRIQVLAVLEPVHGHLPVAEIHKRVRACLPHGAHPPDVATIYRTVTTLVGQGVLHPLTLEGGVTTYGMATAPHHHAVCTECGSIIEVPAGQLSSALEHAMAGSSFALSEAAGLTLHGLCPQCQGKRPPKRSGR, from the coding sequence GTGACGCCCAAGCCGTCGGCACTGGACCCGTCCGTCACCGCCCGGATCGGCGACCTCCTGCGCGACCGTGGGCTGCGGCGGATGTGGTCGCGGATCCAGGTGCTGGCCGTGCTCGAGCCGGTGCACGGGCACCTGCCGGTGGCCGAGATCCACAAGCGGGTGCGGGCGTGCCTGCCGCACGGTGCCCACCCGCCCGATGTGGCAACCATCTATCGCACGGTGACCACGCTGGTCGGGCAGGGGGTGTTGCACCCGCTGACCCTCGAGGGCGGTGTCACCACCTACGGGATGGCCACCGCGCCGCACCACCATGCCGTGTGCACCGAATGCGGCTCGATCATCGAGGTGCCGGCCGGGCAGCTCAGTTCGGCGCTCGAACACGCGATGGCGGGCAGCTCCTTCGCGCTGTCGGAGGCCGCGGGTCTGACGTTGCACGGCCTGTGTCCGCAATGCCAAGGCAAGCGCCCGCCGAAACGCTCAGGGCGCTGA
- the mtr gene encoding mycothione reductase, with amino-acid sequence METYDIAIIGTGSGNTLLDDRLLGKRAALCEQGTFGGTCLNVGCIPTKMFVYAAEVATTIRHAARYGVDAHIDRVRWDDIVSRIFGRIDPISMSGEDYRRASPNIDLYSRHTRFGPVQPDGRYLLRTDAGDEFTADQVVIAAGSRPVIPPAITDCGVGYHTSDTIMRIPELPEHLVIVGSGFVAAEFAHVFSALGVRVTLVIRGATMLRHCDDTICKRFTRLAAAKWELRTHRNVVAGTDNGSGVSLQLDDGSTLNADLLLVATGRVSNADLLDAEQAGVDLENGRVLVDEYQRTSARGVFALGDVSSPYQLKHVANHEARVVKHNLHCDWDDTGSMVMTDHRYVPSAVFTEPQLASVGLTENQAFAKGFDISVAIHDYGDVAYGWAMEDTTGIVKLIAERKTGRLLGAHIMGPQASSIIQPLIQAMSFGLTAPEMARGQYWIHPALPEVVENALLDLQ; translated from the coding sequence GTGGAGACGTACGACATCGCGATCATCGGAACCGGTTCGGGCAACACCCTTCTCGACGATCGCTTGCTCGGCAAGCGGGCGGCGCTGTGCGAGCAGGGCACGTTCGGCGGCACCTGCCTGAACGTCGGGTGCATCCCGACCAAGATGTTCGTCTACGCCGCCGAGGTCGCCACCACGATCCGCCACGCGGCGCGCTACGGGGTCGACGCGCACATCGACCGGGTGCGTTGGGACGACATCGTCTCGCGCATCTTCGGCCGAATCGATCCGATCTCGATGAGCGGCGAAGACTACCGCCGCGCCTCCCCCAACATCGACCTGTACAGCCGGCACACCCGGTTCGGACCGGTTCAGCCCGACGGCCGCTACCTGTTGCGCACCGATGCCGGTGACGAATTCACCGCCGACCAGGTGGTGATCGCGGCGGGGTCGCGCCCGGTGATCCCGCCCGCGATCACCGACTGCGGGGTCGGCTACCACACCAGCGACACGATCATGCGCATTCCCGAGCTGCCCGAGCACCTGGTTATCGTTGGAAGTGGTTTCGTGGCAGCCGAATTCGCGCATGTCTTCTCGGCTCTGGGCGTGCGGGTGACGTTGGTGATCCGGGGCGCCACCATGCTGCGGCACTGCGACGACACCATCTGCAAACGCTTCACCCGCCTCGCCGCGGCCAAATGGGAATTGCGCACCCACCGCAACGTCGTGGCCGGCACCGACAACGGCTCCGGCGTCTCCCTGCAGCTCGACGACGGGTCCACGCTGAACGCCGACCTGCTGCTGGTCGCCACCGGGCGCGTGTCCAACGCCGACCTGCTGGACGCCGAACAGGCCGGTGTCGATCTCGAGAACGGCCGGGTGCTGGTCGACGAATACCAACGGACCTCGGCGCGTGGGGTTTTCGCCCTCGGTGACGTCTCCTCGCCCTACCAGCTCAAGCACGTCGCCAACCACGAGGCCCGCGTGGTGAAACACAACCTGCACTGCGACTGGGACGACACCGGGTCGATGGTGATGACCGATCACCGCTACGTGCCCTCGGCGGTGTTCACCGAGCCCCAGCTGGCGTCCGTCGGCCTGACGGAAAACCAGGCCTTCGCAAAGGGATTCGACATATCGGTCGCGATACACGACTACGGTGACGTCGCCTACGGTTGGGCGATGGAGGACACCACCGGGATCGTCAAGCTGATCGCCGAGCGGAAGACCGGCCGCCTGCTGGGCGCCCACATCATGGGCCCCCAGGCGTCGTCGATCATCCAGCCGCTGATCCAGGCGATGAGCTTCGGGCTGACCGCCCCGGAGATGGCCCGCGGCCAGTACTGGATTCATCCGGCCCTGCCCGAGGTGGTGGAGAACGCGCTACTGGATCTGCAGTGA
- a CDS encoding alpha/beta hydrolase, protein MTGWEPDVLPGYWQRTIPLGPDPVGEGEIVATLIRRGEPAGPSGVGHAVLAVHGYTDYFFNTALADHFADRGFVFYALDLQKCGRSRRDGQTPHFITSLDDYDAELEHALAAILEHDRPARVLVYGHSSGGLIVSLWLDRLRRRDRAAHGGVGGLVLNSPFLDLHGPAVLRLPVTSALIAGLSRVRSKGVVRAPTEGGYGTTLHRDYHGEFDYDLQWKPVGGFPITLGWLNAIRRGHARLHRGLDVGVPNLILRSDHTVRETSDAASMQRGDAVLDVTQIARRAGCIGNRSTIVPIRDAKHDVFLSLPEPRQAAYRQLDRWLDDYLRSDRTESSSRKG, encoded by the coding sequence GTGACTGGCTGGGAGCCCGACGTCCTGCCCGGTTATTGGCAGCGCACCATCCCCCTCGGGCCCGACCCGGTGGGCGAGGGGGAGATCGTCGCGACGCTGATCCGGCGGGGCGAGCCCGCCGGGCCGTCCGGCGTGGGCCACGCCGTGCTGGCGGTGCACGGCTACACCGACTACTTCTTCAACACGGCGCTGGCCGATCACTTCGCCGATCGCGGCTTCGTCTTCTACGCGCTGGACCTACAGAAATGCGGCCGGTCGCGCCGCGACGGTCAGACACCGCACTTCATCACCAGCCTCGACGACTACGACGCCGAACTCGAGCACGCCCTGGCGGCCATCCTCGAGCACGACCGGCCCGCCAGGGTTCTGGTGTACGGCCATTCCTCCGGCGGGCTCATCGTGTCGTTATGGCTGGACCGGCTCCGCCGGCGGGATCGCGCGGCCCACGGGGGCGTCGGAGGGTTGGTGCTCAACAGCCCGTTCCTGGACCTGCACGGTCCGGCGGTCCTGCGCCTTCCGGTGACCTCGGCGCTGATCGCCGGGCTGTCCCGGGTGCGGTCCAAGGGGGTTGTCCGCGCGCCCACCGAGGGCGGTTACGGGACCACCCTGCACCGCGACTACCACGGCGAGTTCGACTACGACCTGCAGTGGAAACCGGTGGGCGGCTTCCCCATCACGCTCGGCTGGCTCAACGCCATCCGCCGCGGCCACGCCCGGTTGCACCGCGGCCTCGACGTCGGGGTGCCCAACCTGATCCTGCGCTCGGATCACACCGTCCGAGAGACCAGCGACGCGGCGTCCATGCAACGCGGCGACGCGGTTCTCGACGTCACCCAGATCGCGAGGCGGGCCGGCTGCATCGGCAATCGCAGCACCATCGTTCCGATCCGCGACGCCAAACACGATGTATTCCTGTCACTGCCGGAGCCGCGACAGGCCGCCTATCGTCAGCTGGATCGCTGGCTGGACGACTACCTGCGCTCCGATCGCACCGAGTCATCTTCCAGGAAGGGATGA
- the mqo gene encoding malate dehydrogenase (quinone) has protein sequence MSSLARTARTDVVLVGAGIMSATLGALLRRLQPDWSMTVVERLDAVAAESSSPWNNAGTGHSALCELNYTPQRPDGSIDITKAVRINEQFQVTRQFWAYAAEHGILTDTGFLNALPHVSFVRGAQRVDFLRRRQRALAGNPLFAGTEFIDDAHEFARRLPFMAAKRDFSEPTALNWAPHGTDVDFGALARQLIGFCVRGGATALFGHEVRDLTRRSDGGWTLLVRNRRTGEKHRVNAKFVFVGAGGDALPLLQKSGIKEVRGFAGFPIGGRFLRTDTPALTAAHRAKVYGVPAPGAPPLGALHLDLRFVNGKPWLVFGPFAGWSPKFLKYGRLSDLPRSVKPDNALSMLGVGLTQLRLVNYLIGQLRLSEPDRIHALREFAPSAVDSDWELTVAGQRVQVIRRDRRKGGVLDFSTTVLASADGSIAGLLGGSPGASTAVPAMLEVLARCFGDRYRSWLPALKEMVPSLGVELSREPALYDEVWSWGTEALGLQSDSGVRS, from the coding sequence GTGTCATCGCTAGCCCGAACCGCACGGACGGACGTCGTGCTGGTGGGCGCGGGCATCATGAGCGCCACGCTGGGTGCGTTGCTGCGGCGGCTGCAGCCGGACTGGTCCATGACCGTCGTCGAGCGGCTGGACGCCGTCGCCGCGGAAAGCAGCAGTCCCTGGAACAACGCCGGCACCGGGCACTCCGCGCTGTGCGAGCTCAACTACACGCCGCAACGGCCCGACGGCTCGATCGACATCACCAAAGCGGTCCGCATCAACGAGCAGTTCCAGGTGACCCGGCAATTCTGGGCCTACGCCGCCGAGCACGGGATCCTGACCGATACCGGCTTCCTCAACGCGCTGCCGCACGTGAGTTTCGTGCGCGGCGCCCAGCGCGTCGATTTCCTGCGCCGCCGGCAGCGGGCCCTGGCCGGTAACCCGCTGTTCGCCGGCACCGAATTCATCGACGACGCGCACGAGTTCGCCCGCCGGCTGCCGTTCATGGCCGCCAAGCGCGACTTCTCCGAACCGACCGCGCTGAACTGGGCCCCCCACGGCACCGACGTCGACTTCGGTGCGCTGGCCCGCCAGCTCATCGGCTTCTGCGTGCGGGGCGGCGCGACCGCGCTGTTCGGCCACGAGGTCCGCGATCTGACCCGGCGATCGGACGGGGGCTGGACGCTGCTGGTCCGCAATCGCCGCACCGGCGAAAAGCACCGGGTGAACGCCAAATTCGTCTTCGTCGGGGCGGGCGGCGACGCGCTGCCGTTGCTGCAGAAGTCCGGCATCAAAGAGGTCAGGGGCTTCGCCGGATTCCCCATCGGCGGCCGGTTCCTGCGCACCGACACCCCGGCGCTCACCGCCGCGCACCGGGCAAAGGTGTACGGGGTCCCGGCGCCGGGCGCCCCGCCGCTGGGCGCGCTGCACCTGGACCTCCGGTTCGTCAACGGCAAGCCGTGGCTGGTGTTCGGGCCGTTCGCCGGCTGGTCACCGAAGTTCCTCAAATACGGCCGCCTCAGCGACCTGCCCCGCTCGGTCAAGCCGGACAACGCGTTGTCCATGCTCGGGGTCGGCCTCACGCAGCTGCGGCTGGTCAATTACCTGATCGGCCAGCTGCGCCTGTCCGAGCCGGATCGGATCCACGCGTTGCGCGAATTCGCGCCCAGCGCGGTGGATTCCGACTGGGAGCTGACCGTGGCCGGGCAGCGCGTGCAGGTGATCCGGCGGGACAGGCGCAAGGGGGGCGTGCTGGACTTCAGCACCACCGTGCTGGCATCCGCCGACGGCAGCATCGCCGGGCTGCTGGGCGGCTCCCCGGGGGCCTCGACGGCGGTGCCGGCCATGCTCGAGGTGCTTGCGCGGTGCTTCGGCGACCGTTACCGCTCCTGGCTGCCCGCGCTCAAGGAGATGGTGCCGTCCCTGGGGGTGGAGCTGTCCCGTGAGCCGGCGTTGTACGACGAGGTGTGGTCCTGGGGCACCGAGGCGCTGGGGTTGCAATCCGATTCGGGGGTTCGGTCATGA
- a CDS encoding GNAT family N-acetyltransferase, which produces MSEALRRSWAKDLDAQTLYELLKLRVEVFVVEQACPYPELDGRDLLAETRHFWLETPEGEVICTLRLMEEHAGGRKTFRLGRLCTKRSARGQGHTTRLLRAALAEVGDYPCRIDAQTYLADMYAQHGFVRAGEDFVDDGIPHVPMLRPGSGLTELP; this is translated from the coding sequence ATGAGTGAAGCGTTGCGTCGGTCCTGGGCCAAAGACCTTGACGCCCAGACACTTTACGAGCTGCTCAAGTTGCGGGTGGAGGTGTTCGTGGTGGAGCAGGCCTGCCCGTACCCGGAGCTCGACGGGCGCGACCTGCTCGCCGAAACGCGGCACTTCTGGCTCGAGACGCCCGAGGGCGAGGTGATCTGCACGTTGCGGTTGATGGAGGAACACGCCGGCGGCCGCAAGACGTTCCGGCTCGGCCGGTTGTGCACCAAACGCAGCGCGCGCGGGCAGGGTCACACCACCCGGCTGCTGCGCGCCGCCCTGGCCGAGGTGGGCGACTACCCGTGCCGGATCGACGCGCAGACCTATCTGGCCGACATGTACGCCCAGCACGGGTTCGTCCGCGCCGGTGAGGATTTCGTCGACGACGGCATTCCGCACGTGCCGATGCTGCGCCCCGGCTCCGGCCTGACGGAGCTGCCGTGA
- a CDS encoding VWA domain-containing protein — protein MRPYPFSAIVGHDQLRLALLLCAVRPEIGGALIRGEKGTAKSTAVRGLAALLSAANGSEGTGLVEMPLGATEDRVIGSLDLQRVLRDGEHAFSPGLLARAHGGVLYVDEVNLLHDHLVDVLLDAAAMGRVHIERDGISHSHEARFVLIGTMNPEEGELRPQLLDRFGLTVDVHASRDVDVRVEVVRRRMAYEADPDAFAERYAGAEAELARRIADARTLVGQVVLPDNELRRIAAVCAAFDVDGMRADLVVARTAAAHAAWRGATSVEEQDVRVAAGLALPHRRRRDPFDDPGIDPGQLDEALAQSGDGDPDPDPDHEPEPEPEPPGGGQPADAPAPQPDSQSVKPRSPSSSKPSAPPAKTFRAKALTVPGVGAGAPGRRSRARNATGSVIAAAGGDDTGSGAHGLHLFATLLSAAERAGAGPLRPAPDDVRRAIREGREGNLVIFVVDASGSMAARDRMAAVSGATLSLLRDAYQRRDKVAVITFRQREARLLLPPTSSAHIAVRRLAGFDTGGKTPLAEGLLAARELIVRERARDRARRPLLVVLTDGRATAGPDPLGRSRAAAARLVAEGAAAVVVDCETSYVRLGLAEQLARQLGAPAVRLEQLHADSLTRAVRNAA, from the coding sequence GTGAGGCCGTACCCGTTCAGCGCGATCGTCGGGCACGACCAGCTGCGGCTCGCCCTGCTGTTGTGCGCCGTGCGCCCGGAGATCGGCGGGGCGCTCATCCGGGGCGAAAAGGGCACGGCCAAGTCGACGGCCGTGCGCGGTCTGGCGGCGTTGCTGTCCGCCGCCAACGGCAGCGAGGGGACCGGCCTCGTCGAAATGCCGCTCGGCGCAACCGAAGACCGGGTGATCGGCTCGCTGGACCTGCAGCGGGTGCTGCGCGACGGCGAGCACGCGTTCTCGCCGGGGCTGTTGGCCCGCGCCCACGGCGGCGTGCTCTACGTCGACGAGGTCAACCTGCTGCACGACCACCTGGTGGACGTGCTGCTCGACGCCGCGGCGATGGGCCGGGTGCACATCGAGCGCGACGGCATCTCGCATTCGCACGAGGCCCGGTTCGTGCTGATCGGCACCATGAATCCGGAAGAAGGCGAACTGCGCCCGCAACTGCTGGACCGGTTCGGCCTGACCGTCGACGTGCACGCGTCGCGCGATGTCGACGTGCGGGTGGAGGTGGTCCGCCGGCGGATGGCCTACGAGGCCGACCCGGACGCGTTCGCCGAGCGCTACGCCGGCGCCGAGGCCGAGCTGGCCCGGCGGATCGCCGACGCGCGGACACTCGTCGGCCAGGTGGTGTTGCCGGACAACGAGTTGCGGCGCATCGCCGCGGTGTGCGCGGCGTTCGACGTCGACGGGATGCGGGCCGATCTGGTGGTGGCCCGCACCGCCGCCGCGCACGCCGCCTGGCGGGGGGCCACGTCCGTCGAGGAGCAGGACGTCCGGGTGGCCGCCGGGCTGGCGTTGCCGCACCGCCGCCGCCGCGACCCGTTCGACGACCCGGGCATCGACCCCGGCCAGCTGGACGAGGCGCTGGCGCAATCCGGTGACGGTGACCCCGACCCCGACCCCGACCACGAGCCCGAGCCCGAGCCCGAGCCGCCGGGCGGCGGACAGCCCGCCGATGCGCCAGCGCCGCAACCGGATTCACAATCGGTGAAGCCGCGCTCGCCATCTTCGTCGAAACCGAGCGCGCCGCCGGCGAAGACCTTCCGCGCCAAGGCGCTGACGGTGCCCGGGGTCGGCGCGGGCGCACCCGGGCGGCGGTCGCGGGCCCGCAACGCCACCGGCAGCGTGATCGCGGCCGCCGGCGGCGACGACACCGGTTCCGGCGCGCACGGGCTGCACCTGTTCGCCACCCTGCTGTCGGCCGCGGAGCGCGCCGGGGCCGGCCCGTTGCGGCCCGCGCCGGACGACGTCCGCCGGGCGATCCGCGAGGGACGCGAGGGCAACCTGGTCATCTTCGTCGTGGACGCGTCGGGCTCGATGGCGGCGCGCGACCGGATGGCCGCGGTGAGCGGCGCGACGCTGTCGCTGCTGCGCGACGCCTACCAGCGCCGCGACAAGGTCGCCGTGATCACGTTCCGCCAGCGCGAGGCGCGGCTGCTGCTGCCGCCGACGTCGTCGGCGCACATCGCGGTCCGGCGGCTGGCGGGATTCGACACCGGCGGAAAGACTCCGCTCGCCGAGGGCCTGCTCGCCGCGCGTGAACTGATCGTCCGGGAGAGGGCGCGCGACCGGGCGCGGCGCCCCCTGCTGGTGGTGCTCACCGACGGCCGGGCCACCGCGGGACCGGATCCGTTGGGCCGCAGCCGGGCCGCGGCCGCCCGGTTGGTGGCCGAGGGCGCCGCCGCCGTGGTCGTGGATTGCGAAACATCCTACGTGCGACTCGGTTTGGCCGAGCAGCTGGCCCGCCAGCTCGGCGCCCCGGCCGTGCGTCTGGAGCAGTTGCACGCGGATTCTCTGACGCGCGCCGTGCGCAACGCGGCCTGA
- the cobO gene encoding cob(I)yrinic acid a,c-diamide adenosyltransferase — protein sequence MPQGRPLRVPDDGLSTRARRNTPVLAVHTGAGKGKSTAAFGMALRAWNAGLSVAVFQFVKSAKWKVGEETAFAQLGRVHDEHNVGGHVEWHKMGAGWSWSRKAGSELDHAAAAADGWAEIARRLAGQRHDFYVLDEFTYPLKWGWVDVEEVVDVLLARPGHQHVVITGRDAPQGLIEAADLVTEMTKVKHPMDAGRKGQKGIEW from the coding sequence ATGCCACAAGGCCGACCGCTGCGGGTCCCCGACGACGGGCTGAGCACCAGGGCGCGGCGCAACACCCCGGTGCTGGCGGTACACACCGGCGCCGGCAAGGGGAAGTCGACGGCGGCGTTCGGCATGGCGTTGCGGGCCTGGAACGCCGGGCTTTCCGTCGCGGTGTTCCAGTTCGTCAAGAGCGCCAAATGGAAGGTGGGTGAGGAGACCGCCTTCGCCCAACTCGGCCGAGTCCACGACGAGCACAACGTCGGCGGGCACGTCGAATGGCACAAGATGGGCGCGGGCTGGTCCTGGTCGCGCAAGGCGGGCAGCGAGCTCGATCACGCGGCGGCCGCGGCCGACGGGTGGGCGGAGATCGCGCGCCGGCTGGCCGGACAGCGCCACGACTTCTATGTGCTGGACGAGTTCACCTACCCGCTGAAGTGGGGATGGGTGGACGTCGAGGAGGTGGTGGACGTCCTGCTGGCCCGGCCCGGCCACCAGCATGTGGTGATCACCGGGCGCGACGCCCCGCAGGGGTTGATCGAGGCCGCCGATCTCGTCACCGAGATGACCAAGGTCAAGCACCCGATGGACGCGGGCCGCAAGGGGCAGAAGGGCATCGAGTGGTGA
- a CDS encoding cobyrinate a,c-diamide synthase, whose amino-acid sequence MSVPAVVVAAPASGSGKTTVATGLIGALRRAGHVVAPFKVGPDFIDPGYHGLAAGRPGRNLDPVLVGENLVGPLYAHGAGGADIAVIEGVMGLFDGRIGAAAAAPAEGSTAHVAALLGAPVLLVVDARGQSHSIAALLHGFSTFDPATRVRGVILNRVGSPRHEHVLRQACEQAGVAVLGAIPRAAELELPTRYLGLVTAVEYGRRARLAVEAMTDLVARHVDLAAVAAIAASRAGPAWDPAAAAGEKPGGRATVAMAAGKAFTFAYAEHAELLRAAGADVVEFDPLADPLPDGTDAVLLPGGFPEQFTAELSANDAVRRQINALAAAGAPIHAECAGLIYLATELDGYPMCGVLAGSARFTPHLTLAYRDAVAVADSPLYSAGQRAVGHEFHRTAVAFSDSYQPAWVYRGADADPVPDGVVHAGVHASYLHTHPAAAPAAVARFVAHAAAGRRRHHAR is encoded by the coding sequence GTGAGTGTTCCCGCGGTCGTCGTCGCCGCGCCGGCCTCCGGCAGCGGAAAGACCACCGTTGCAACGGGTTTGATCGGCGCCCTGCGGCGCGCGGGCCACGTGGTGGCACCGTTCAAGGTCGGCCCCGACTTCATCGACCCGGGCTACCACGGCCTGGCGGCCGGGCGTCCCGGCCGCAACCTCGACCCGGTGCTGGTCGGCGAGAATCTCGTCGGCCCGCTCTACGCGCACGGCGCCGGTGGGGCGGACATCGCCGTGATCGAAGGGGTGATGGGCCTCTTCGACGGGAGAATCGGGGCGGCCGCGGCCGCCCCCGCCGAAGGTTCCACCGCCCACGTCGCGGCCCTGTTGGGTGCCCCGGTGCTCCTGGTCGTCGACGCGCGCGGCCAAAGCCACAGCATTGCCGCGCTGCTGCACGGCTTTTCGACGTTCGACCCCGCGACGCGGGTCCGCGGGGTGATCCTCAACCGGGTCGGCTCGCCCCGGCACGAACACGTGCTGCGGCAGGCCTGCGAGCAGGCGGGCGTCGCGGTGCTGGGCGCGATTCCGCGTGCCGCCGAATTGGAGCTCCCGACAAGGTATTTGGGCCTGGTCACCGCGGTGGAATACGGGCGGCGGGCGCGGCTCGCGGTCGAGGCGATGACCGATCTGGTCGCGCGTCACGTCGACCTGGCGGCCGTGGCGGCGATCGCCGCGAGCCGGGCCGGCCCGGCCTGGGACCCGGCGGCGGCGGCGGGGGAGAAGCCGGGCGGGCGGGCCACCGTGGCGATGGCGGCCGGTAAGGCGTTCACCTTCGCCTACGCCGAGCACGCCGAGCTGCTGCGCGCCGCGGGGGCCGACGTGGTCGAATTCGACCCGCTGGCAGACCCGTTGCCCGACGGCACGGACGCGGTGCTGCTGCCCGGCGGCTTTCCGGAACAGTTCACCGCGGAGCTCTCGGCCAACGACGCGGTGCGCCGGCAGATCAACGCGCTGGCCGCCGCCGGCGCGCCGATACACGCCGAATGCGCCGGCCTCATCTACCTGGCCACCGAACTCGACGGCTATCCGATGTGCGGGGTGCTGGCCGGGTCGGCACGGTTCACCCCGCACCTGACGCTGGCCTATCGCGACGCCGTCGCGGTGGCCGATTCGCCGCTGTATTCCGCCGGGCAGCGCGCGGTGGGGCATGAGTTCCACCGGACCGCAGTCGCTTTCAGCGACAGCTACCAGCCCGCGTGGGTGTACCGGGGCGCGGACGCCGATCCCGTGCCGGATGGCGTCGTGCACGCCGGCGTGCACGCCTCCTATCTGCACACCCACCCGGCCGCGGCGCCGGCCGCGGTGGCGCGGTTCGTCGCGCACGCCGCCGCGGGGCGTCGGCGCCACCATGCCCGTTGA